A window from uncultured Desulfobacter sp. encodes these proteins:
- a CDS encoding chemotaxis protein CheX has translation MKKILITAMTTSISEVMEIMFFMPVEIGPETILKDSGIDMDNALACRLKFTGDVSGYINIISPQPLAAELASNFLGENKDDLTMEQQFGTLSEMLNMVCGNALKKVKCQTPYKLDIPENIAARDLNGTAECTLIETMESNMAIVLSV, from the coding sequence ATGAAGAAAATATTGATAACAGCGATGACGACTTCGATTTCTGAGGTGATGGAGATCATGTTTTTTATGCCGGTTGAAATCGGTCCTGAAACGATTTTAAAGGATTCCGGCATCGACATGGACAATGCATTGGCATGTCGATTGAAATTCACCGGAGATGTCAGCGGATATATCAATATTATTTCACCCCAGCCCCTGGCTGCCGAACTTGCATCTAATTTTTTGGGAGAAAATAAGGACGACCTAACCATGGAACAGCAGTTTGGGACATTATCTGAAATGCTCAATATGGTGTGCGGGAACGCCTTGAAAAAAGTAAAATGCCAGACGCCTTATAAATTAGACATTCCTGAAAATATTGCCGCCCGCGACCTGAACGGCACGGCGGAATGCACATTGATCGAAACAATGGAGTCAAACATGGCAATCGTACTCTCCGTGTGA
- a CDS encoding response regulator: MSYSILIIDDSMPMRTVLKRMLAAAGYGSARILEASNGNDALTVLAGDWVDLIMTDYNMPEMNGLSFLKEVKADDLFKDIPVVVISTEGNDSKIEEFMNAGAAGYVTKPFTPENLRDLIVSIIGEADYEENIDNSDDDFDF; this comes from the coding sequence ATGTCTTATTCAATATTGATTATAGATGATTCGATGCCCATGAGGACGGTTTTAAAACGCATGCTTGCAGCGGCGGGATACGGCAGCGCAAGAATCCTGGAAGCCTCAAACGGTAACGATGCCTTAACCGTTCTGGCAGGAGACTGGGTGGATTTAATCATGACCGACTACAACATGCCGGAAATGAATGGGCTCAGCTTTTTGAAAGAAGTGAAGGCCGATGACCTGTTCAAGGACATTCCCGTGGTTGTCATATCCACCGAGGGCAACGATTCAAAAATTGAAGAATTTATGAATGCCGGTGCGGCCGGCTATGTGACCAAACCGTTTACCCCTGAAAATCTCAGGGATTTAATTGTCAGTATAATTGGAGAGGCCGATTATGAAGAAAATATTGATAACAGCGATGACGACTTCGATTTCTGA
- a CDS encoding HDOD domain-containing protein has protein sequence MTALDKMIHEIKDLTPMPTVAGRLLEMVEEPDSSMADIAQLIQYDPVMTVDILKICNSAYIGLKTPAESIKDAVNMLGTDQIIELALVKSSAQVLSGDRKGYGLEQGDMWRYSVYSAVLAKQVAVRLGLKNKSTIFTAALIKDIGKIILEKYVFNDFQKINALVKDAGYSFREAEKKVIGIDHAEMGALIAKIWKFSPRMIKLIHHHHLRDESMMDDREIAAVYLADCICMMMGNGVGADGLSYRFKDQVMKIHGISHKDITAIIAEFGLNMQKVNELFKMA, from the coding sequence ATGACAGCGCTGGATAAAATGATTCATGAGATAAAAGATTTAACGCCCATGCCCACCGTTGCCGGCCGCCTGCTTGAAATGGTGGAAGAGCCGGATAGTTCCATGGCCGACATCGCCCAATTAATTCAGTATGACCCTGTCATGACCGTGGACATTCTTAAAATCTGCAACTCGGCATATATCGGATTAAAGACACCTGCAGAATCCATTAAAGATGCCGTAAATATGCTGGGAACCGATCAGATCATTGAATTGGCACTGGTAAAATCAAGCGCCCAGGTTCTTTCAGGGGATCGCAAAGGCTATGGTCTTGAACAAGGGGATATGTGGCGCTATTCCGTCTATTCGGCTGTTCTTGCCAAGCAGGTTGCCGTGCGCCTGGGCCTTAAAAACAAAAGTACGATTTTCACCGCGGCCCTGATCAAAGATATCGGTAAAATCATATTGGAAAAATATGTTTTCAACGACTTTCAAAAAATAAATGCGCTTGTCAAAGATGCCGGCTACAGTTTTCGGGAAGCAGAAAAGAAAGTAATCGGGATAGACCATGCTGAGATGGGGGCTTTGATCGCCAAAATATGGAAATTCAGCCCCCGGATGATCAAGCTCATTCACCATCACCACCTCAGGGATGAATCCATGATGGACGATCGGGAAATCGCTGCCGTCTATCTGGCAGACTGCATTTGTATGATGATGGGCAACGGCGTTGGTGCAGATGGCCTGTCATACCGATTCAAGGATCAGGTAATGAAAATCCACGGGATTTCCCACAAGGATATCACCGCTATTATAGCCGAATTTGGCCTCAACATGCAGAAAGTAAACGAATTATTTAAAATGGCGTAA
- a CDS encoding chemotaxis protein CheD, producing MKQIVGVADMKVSNNPADDVVTYSLGSCIGLVIYDPFAKAGGILHYMLPESGIDQEKAAKKPYMFADTGIPRLFKAAYALGAQKHRIKIFVAGGAEILDQNGFFNIGKRNYLALKKMFFKNKVMIDKQEVGGNINRTVRIEIATGDIFMKTSGSKEVRI from the coding sequence ATGAAACAAATTGTCGGCGTGGCTGATATGAAAGTAAGCAATAATCCTGCAGATGATGTAGTCACCTACTCTCTTGGATCATGCATAGGGCTTGTGATTTATGATCCGTTTGCAAAGGCTGGCGGAATTCTTCACTACATGCTTCCCGAATCCGGCATTGATCAAGAAAAAGCCGCAAAAAAACCATATATGTTTGCCGACACAGGTATCCCTCGCCTGTTTAAAGCGGCATACGCTCTGGGCGCCCAAAAACACCGGATTAAAATTTTTGTCGCAGGCGGCGCCGAAATTCTTGATCAAAACGGTTTTTTTAATATCGGAAAACGCAATTATCTGGCGTTAAAAAAAATGTTTTTTAAAAACAAAGTGATGATTGATAAGCAGGAAGTGGGAGGAAATATCAACCGAACCGTGCGAATTGAAATTGCAACGGGCGATATCTTTATGAAAACCTCTGGATCCAAGGAAGTGAGAATATGA
- a CDS encoding chemotaxis protein CheA produces the protein MSYETIIEMTERLASELILFDPEQPDAIKTLLPILKSIHAQCKALELSSEAAQILKARHIIDSIIEGSPPVENSLLSNLDMIVSDFSAKLKNMDQKQSDASSTPKQSQAHESNGEYEALEAKLNGLSMLIAGFCPGKDHDIEEMLHNVDGLINISETINPSTFYDISKLCKQYMENMDLSCACNTKPVEEGIVLLKSILSHLKRHEPFTFDYSDVLELLEEHLTAAEQCDECAYECAENELDSAAEPEPGHNGAPEKLSEDDIEILTDFISEAEDNLNSIEVSLIELEQDPENADIINDIFRPFHTIKGVSGFLSLDKINRLSHATENLLDSARSGDFTINHSATDAILESVDLLKQLIDNTKEGLESGYRQDDSHIDVEILRDKLKRLQISLTKGEKEPLGEILVRKNDLKEQDVQDALEIQKKHPEKKFGEILIEDKKVAPAQVASALLEQATVKRRLDSQVKVSTQKLDDLVDYAGELVIAQSMLRQQTMGNSALSQTVAQLGQIVNNMQNIAMSMRMIPIKATFMKMIRLVRDLSRKSGKQINLAMSGEETEIDRNVVDALYEPMVHMIRNACDHGIESVEERREKGKPEQGNIDLRAYHKGGNIVIEIEDDGKGLDRDKILKKATSTGLITGDEQMTDAQVFSLILSPGFSTANQITDISGRGVGMDVVKEGIERFRGHLNIESEKGAGSRFIISLPLTLAIIDGMLVRVDDERYVIPTIAIQKAFRPAAGEHFTVEGKGEMVKDRGRLVPLIRLNEVYETSTHMKAVEQSLVVVVESKEERRAFLIDELLGKDEYVIKNLGGNMDDIQGIAGGAILADGKVGLILDVHGIFSIVSKK, from the coding sequence ATGTCTTATGAAACCATAATCGAAATGACAGAACGGCTGGCATCAGAATTGATCCTGTTTGATCCGGAGCAACCAGACGCGATCAAGACGCTGTTGCCCATTCTCAAGAGCATACATGCCCAATGCAAAGCATTGGAACTGTCGTCAGAGGCTGCGCAAATTCTGAAGGCCAGGCACATTATTGATTCCATAATCGAAGGCAGCCCTCCGGTTGAAAACAGTTTGTTGTCAAATCTTGACATGATTGTTTCAGATTTCAGCGCAAAATTGAAAAATATGGATCAAAAACAAAGTGATGCGTCATCTACCCCAAAACAATCACAGGCCCATGAATCGAACGGCGAATACGAAGCATTAGAAGCAAAATTAAATGGGCTGTCCATGCTTATCGCCGGGTTCTGCCCTGGAAAAGACCATGATATAGAAGAGATGCTTCATAATGTAGACGGCCTTATCAACATTTCTGAAACCATCAATCCCTCTACCTTTTATGATATTTCGAAGCTATGTAAACAATATATGGAAAATATGGATCTTAGCTGTGCCTGCAATACAAAACCGGTTGAAGAAGGCATTGTGCTATTAAAATCCATATTAAGTCATTTAAAAAGACACGAGCCATTTACCTTTGATTACTCCGATGTGCTTGAACTTTTAGAAGAGCACCTAACCGCGGCAGAACAGTGCGATGAATGTGCCTATGAATGCGCTGAAAACGAGCTTGACTCAGCCGCTGAACCAGAACCGGGACACAATGGTGCCCCCGAAAAACTGTCCGAGGATGATATTGAAATCCTGACCGACTTTATATCTGAGGCCGAAGATAACCTGAACAGCATCGAAGTCTCACTAATAGAACTGGAGCAGGATCCGGAAAATGCCGATATCATCAACGATATTTTCAGACCGTTTCATACCATAAAAGGCGTCTCCGGGTTTTTATCTTTAGATAAAATCAACCGCTTATCCCACGCCACAGAAAATCTTCTCGACAGTGCCAGAAGCGGAGATTTTACGATCAACCATTCGGCCACCGATGCCATTCTTGAATCCGTTGATCTGTTAAAACAGCTCATCGACAATACAAAGGAGGGGCTTGAAAGCGGTTACCGGCAGGATGACAGCCACATAGATGTGGAGATCTTGAGGGATAAACTCAAACGCCTTCAGATCTCTTTGACCAAAGGGGAAAAAGAGCCTTTGGGTGAAATTCTCGTCAGAAAAAATGATTTAAAAGAACAGGATGTTCAAGATGCGCTGGAAATCCAGAAAAAGCATCCGGAAAAGAAATTCGGCGAAATTCTCATCGAAGATAAAAAGGTGGCGCCGGCCCAGGTCGCATCGGCCTTACTGGAGCAGGCAACGGTTAAACGCCGACTCGATTCCCAGGTGAAAGTGAGCACCCAGAAACTGGACGATCTTGTGGATTATGCCGGAGAACTTGTGATTGCCCAGTCCATGCTGCGCCAGCAGACCATGGGAAATTCCGCCTTGAGCCAGACCGTCGCACAATTGGGGCAGATTGTGAACAATATGCAAAATATCGCCATGTCCATGCGCATGATTCCCATTAAGGCCACATTCATGAAAATGATCCGCCTGGTCAGGGATTTGTCCCGGAAATCGGGCAAACAGATCAATTTAGCCATGAGCGGAGAAGAGACCGAAATTGATAGAAATGTGGTGGATGCCCTGTATGAACCCATGGTGCATATGATCAGAAATGCCTGTGATCACGGAATTGAATCCGTAGAGGAGCGAAGGGAAAAAGGAAAACCTGAACAGGGAAACATTGACCTTCGCGCCTATCATAAAGGCGGGAATATTGTCATTGAAATCGAGGATGACGGCAAAGGACTGGACAGGGACAAAATACTTAAAAAAGCCACCTCCACCGGGCTGATTACCGGAGATGAGCAGATGACCGATGCCCAAGTCTTCAGTTTGATTCTTTCGCCAGGATTCTCAACCGCAAATCAGATTACCGATATATCCGGCCGGGGCGTGGGCATGGATGTGGTCAAAGAGGGAATTGAAAGGTTTCGCGGCCATTTGAACATTGAATCCGAAAAAGGGGCCGGCTCCAGATTCATCATCAGTCTGCCTCTGACGCTGGCCATCATTGACGGTATGCTGGTCAGGGTGGACGATGAACGCTATGTGATTCCCACCATTGCCATTCAAAAAGCGTTCAGGCCGGCAGCCGGTGAACATTTCACCGTAGAAGGAAAAGGTGAAATGGTGAAGGACCGGGGCCGGCTGGTGCCCTTGATTCGGTTAAATGAGGTTTATGAAACAAGCACCCATATGAAAGCTGTGGAACAGAGCCTGGTTGTCGTTGTGGAGTCAAAGGAAGAACGGCGTGCCTTTTTGATTGATGAACTTTTAGGTAAAGACGAGTACGTCATTAAAAATCTGGGTGGAAATATGGATGATATCCAGGGGATTGCCGGCGGGGCGATTCTGGCTGACGGAAAAGTCGGACTGATCCTGGATGTTCACGGCATCTTTTCCATTGTCTCAAAAAAATAG
- a CDS encoding methyl-accepting chemotaxis protein gives MKHVSLGLKITYGFAVLIIIAVTLGLMAVVNMRSVGTKSTILANEYVPEVGIAMELSNAANQVMYEMRGYGFTEDKKFYELGMEAMKSLDLALQKARELDENSPNLKQLKSQIDIASSAVQEYKDLIKQTVEIDSKLEANRRTLDESAQTYMSNSNEFLAGQNEKIKSDLHARQQKIKLATDLVHIGSSVRVANFKAQATNDMNLMKTAISKLEEVSEPLNELRALIRSEADIQRVKAIHTAAQTYQKAIEQLMMELDRGSLADRSLLNRYREKMDDAAGIYVSNCDEFLEGQHEQLTRDMLERNEKITLVNDIISLGNETRVGAFKSQALRSPEVMNAALENFSHINRKFEELEKITRLPEDLKRIETVAAAGQTYQTAMKEFLQNWLIMQDLAVKRQNTGNKVVDACKTTANAGINSTNTIAKDAVSSLSSASIVMIIGLIVALIVGILSAIFITRSITKPINRIITGLNEGAVQVASASGQVSSSSQSMAEGASQQAASIEETSSSMEEMSSMTKKNAENSNNADGLMKNANVVVNTASQSMDELTRSMEDISKASEETSKIIKTIDEIAFQTNLLALNAAVEAARAGEAGAGFAVVADEVRNLAMRAADAAKDTAALIEDTVKKVNDGSDIVSSTSEAFSKVAETSAKVGALVSEISVASNEQSNGIEEVNNAISEMDRVVQQNAANAEESASAAEEMSAQAEQLKEYVDNLVLLVTGRSNAGRSLDDYHRSKPAPKSIPSKTTHKAKARDQHHASSRPEQVIPFDDDESFEDF, from the coding sequence ATGAAACACGTAAGTCTGGGATTAAAAATCACCTATGGATTTGCAGTATTAATCATCATTGCTGTTACCTTAGGGTTAATGGCCGTTGTCAACATGCGGTCAGTGGGCACAAAAAGTACGATTCTGGCCAATGAATATGTACCGGAAGTGGGCATCGCCATGGAATTAAGTAACGCAGCCAATCAGGTGATGTATGAAATGAGAGGGTATGGGTTTACCGAAGATAAAAAGTTTTATGAACTGGGCATGGAGGCAATGAAGTCCCTTGACCTGGCCTTGCAAAAAGCACGGGAACTCGATGAAAACTCGCCAAATTTAAAACAGCTTAAATCCCAGATTGATATCGCCTCCAGCGCAGTTCAAGAGTATAAGGACCTGATAAAGCAAACCGTCGAGATCGATTCAAAACTTGAGGCCAACAGACGTACACTGGATGAGTCAGCCCAAACATACATGTCCAATTCTAATGAATTTTTAGCCGGTCAGAATGAAAAGATCAAATCAGATCTGCATGCCCGTCAGCAGAAGATTAAACTTGCCACGGATCTTGTTCATATCGGTTCCAGCGTCAGGGTTGCCAATTTTAAAGCCCAGGCAACAAATGATATGAACCTTATGAAAACCGCAATTTCAAAATTGGAGGAGGTTTCTGAGCCGTTAAATGAATTAAGAGCCTTGATTCGCAGTGAGGCGGATATCCAAAGGGTAAAAGCGATTCATACGGCCGCCCAAACGTATCAAAAAGCCATAGAACAACTGATGATGGAGTTAGACCGGGGCAGCCTGGCAGACAGAAGCCTGCTGAACAGGTACCGGGAGAAAATGGATGATGCTGCCGGCATTTATGTATCCAATTGTGATGAATTTCTTGAAGGACAGCACGAACAACTCACCAGGGATATGCTCGAAAGAAATGAAAAAATCACCCTGGTGAACGATATTATTTCCCTTGGAAATGAGACCCGGGTAGGGGCCTTTAAGTCCCAAGCGTTAAGAAGCCCTGAAGTCATGAATGCTGCGTTGGAAAATTTTTCACACATCAATCGTAAGTTTGAAGAATTGGAAAAAATCACACGGTTACCCGAAGACTTAAAACGCATTGAGACTGTTGCGGCAGCCGGTCAAACCTACCAGACCGCCATGAAAGAGTTTCTTCAAAACTGGCTTATCATGCAGGATCTGGCTGTTAAACGCCAGAACACCGGCAACAAAGTTGTCGATGCATGCAAAACAACCGCAAATGCCGGAATCAATTCAACCAATACCATTGCCAAAGATGCGGTAAGTTCGCTTTCAAGTGCATCCATTGTCATGATTATTGGATTGATCGTCGCGCTGATCGTCGGTATTCTTTCGGCAATTTTTATCACACGAAGCATTACCAAGCCCATTAACAGAATCATCACCGGCCTTAACGAAGGTGCAGTGCAGGTGGCGTCTGCCTCCGGACAGGTTTCCTCCTCCAGTCAGTCCATGGCAGAAGGTGCATCCCAGCAGGCCGCCTCCATTGAAGAAACCTCTTCATCCATGGAAGAGATGTCCTCCATGACCAAGAAAAATGCCGAAAATTCAAACAATGCCGACGGGTTGATGAAAAACGCCAATGTGGTTGTGAATACCGCCAGCCAATCCATGGATGAATTGACACGGTCCATGGAGGATATCTCCAAGGCCTCGGAAGAGACCTCGAAAATCATCAAAACCATTGATGAAATTGCCTTCCAGACCAACCTGCTGGCACTAAACGCTGCCGTGGAAGCCGCCCGGGCCGGAGAAGCCGGTGCAGGTTTTGCCGTTGTTGCCGATGAGGTGAGAAACCTTGCCATGCGTGCGGCGGATGCAGCCAAGGATACGGCGGCGCTGATAGAAGATACGGTCAAAAAGGTCAACGATGGTTCCGATATCGTATCATCAACCAGTGAAGCATTTTCCAAAGTGGCCGAAACCTCGGCCAAAGTCGGCGCGTTGGTCTCAGAAATTTCTGTGGCGTCCAACGAACAATCCAATGGTATTGAGGAAGTCAACAATGCCATCAGTGAGATGGACCGGGTTGTCCAGCAAAATGCAGCCAATGCCGAAGAGTCAGCCTCTGCGGCCGAGGAAATGAGCGCCCAGGCCGAACAACTCAAAGAGTATGTTGATAATCTCGTGCTGCTGGTTACCGGCAGAAGCAATGCCGGTCGCAGTCTGGACGATTATCACAGGTCTAAACCGGCACCTAAAAGCATCCCAAGTAAAACAACGCATAAAGCAAAAGCCAGGGATCAGCACCATGCCTCAAGTCGTCCGGAGCAAGTCATCCCCTTTGATGACGACGAAAGTTTTGAAGACTTTTAA
- a CDS encoding chemotaxis protein CheW has protein sequence MTDHVDTINKAVADMTIKTGKYLTFSLESEEYGIGILKVKEIIGMLPITSVPRTPEFVKGVINLRGKVIPVIDLRSKFNMKSKSYNDRTCIIVVEIDAAESTVLIGIVVDTVSEVLNIKEDEIEETPAFGTKLDTRYILGMAKQDGGVKILLNIDKVLSSNEMAAIQHAS, from the coding sequence ATGACTGATCACGTTGACACCATCAACAAGGCCGTGGCCGACATGACCATTAAAACAGGCAAATATCTCACGTTCTCTTTGGAGTCCGAGGAGTACGGGATCGGGATTCTTAAGGTCAAAGAGATCATTGGTATGCTGCCCATCACGTCTGTTCCCAGAACGCCGGAATTTGTCAAAGGCGTTATAAATTTGCGGGGAAAGGTAATCCCAGTCATTGACCTTAGATCAAAATTCAACATGAAATCAAAATCTTACAATGACAGAACTTGTATTATTGTCGTAGAAATCGATGCGGCTGAATCCACTGTTCTTATCGGCATTGTGGTGGACACCGTCTCAGAGGTTTTAAACATAAAAGAAGATGAAATTGAGGAAACCCCGGCGTTTGGAACCAAACTGGATACCAGGTATATCCTTGGCATGGCCAAGCAGGATGGGGGCGTTAAAATTCTTTTAAATATAGATAAAGTCCTTTCGTCCAACGAAATGGCTGCCATTCAACATGCTTCATGA
- a CDS encoding PocR ligand-binding domain-containing protein, with the protein MDVDKKILNSIDFKRVNSLLEGFNQTTGFVTAILDLQGNILSKSGWRQICTDFHRIHPETAKKCKISDTVLANKMSQGEKYHFYKCLNGLVDVAVPIVIKGEHVANLFSGQFFFEKPDPTFFKAQAAEYGFDENSYLKAFEEVPIVSKQKVRAAMGFLLDMTEMISEITFQRMEQIELNEQRKQVEAEQEKLKVQLLQAQKLESVGRLAGGVAHDFNNMLSIILGNTEILMEETDPESLYSENLQEIFKAAQRSAKLTKQLLAFARKQVVNPQVLDLNEVISEMLKMLRRLIGEDIDLKWLPAQALKPIKIDPSQLDQILANLCVNARDAIKSVGEIIIETANIHFDDEYCKDHIDTIPGNYVMIIVTDNGIGMDKETLANIFEPFFTTKSAEKGSGLGLSTVFGIVKQNNGFINVYSEQGQGTTFKIYLPEHQQISLQKNERRIQSEEYLGNETILLVEDEPSIIRLTRLMLERLGYTILSASTPGKAIKIATGSGVSIDMLITDVVMPEMNGKDLAKTLTGHFPDLKCLFMSGYTANVIADHGVLDSGVHFINKPFSKQTLAKKVRDVLNTPSKTRVPDKKI; encoded by the coding sequence ATGGATGTAGATAAAAAAATTTTAAATTCCATAGATTTTAAAAGAGTGAATTCGCTGCTTGAGGGATTTAATCAAACAACAGGGTTCGTCACTGCGATTCTGGATCTACAAGGCAATATTTTGTCAAAATCGGGCTGGAGGCAAATTTGCACTGATTTTCACCGCATTCATCCCGAAACGGCAAAAAAATGCAAAATCAGTGACACGGTTCTGGCCAATAAAATGAGCCAGGGAGAAAAATACCATTTTTATAAATGCCTGAATGGGCTGGTGGATGTGGCTGTTCCCATTGTCATTAAAGGAGAGCATGTGGCCAACCTTTTCAGCGGCCAGTTCTTTTTTGAGAAACCAGATCCAACCTTTTTTAAGGCCCAGGCGGCTGAATATGGATTTGACGAAAATTCTTACCTCAAGGCGTTTGAGGAAGTGCCCATCGTTTCGAAACAAAAAGTTAGGGCTGCGATGGGATTTTTGTTGGACATGACCGAAATGATCAGTGAAATAACATTTCAACGCATGGAACAAATCGAGCTAAACGAACAAAGAAAACAAGTTGAAGCAGAGCAGGAAAAGTTAAAGGTTCAGCTGCTTCAGGCGCAAAAATTAGAGTCTGTGGGCAGACTTGCTGGCGGTGTGGCCCATGACTTTAATAATATGCTTTCCATTATTTTGGGCAATACTGAAATCCTGATGGAAGAAACAGATCCTGAGAGCCTATATTCTGAAAATTTACAGGAAATATTTAAAGCCGCACAACGTTCGGCAAAGCTGACCAAACAGCTTTTGGCCTTTGCCCGCAAACAGGTGGTTAATCCCCAGGTGTTAGATCTGAACGAAGTGATCAGCGAAATGCTCAAAATGTTAAGGCGGCTGATCGGGGAGGATATCGACTTAAAATGGCTGCCGGCACAAGCATTGAAACCCATTAAAATAGACCCGTCACAACTGGATCAGATTTTGGCAAACCTGTGTGTGAATGCCCGGGATGCAATTAAAAGCGTGGGTGAAATCATCATTGAAACGGCAAATATTCATTTTGACGACGAATATTGTAAAGACCACATTGACACCATACCAGGCAACTACGTGATGATCATTGTCACCGACAATGGTATCGGCATGGATAAAGAGACGCTGGCCAATATTTTTGAACCTTTTTTTACCACCAAAAGTGCGGAAAAAGGAAGCGGACTGGGATTATCCACTGTCTTTGGTATTGTCAAACAAAACAACGGATTTATCAATGTATACAGTGAACAGGGACAAGGAACAACATTCAAAATTTATCTACCCGAGCATCAACAAATATCCTTGCAAAAAAACGAAAGGCGTATTCAATCCGAAGAATATCTTGGGAATGAGACCATTCTTCTGGTGGAAGACGAGCCCTCCATCATCAGACTGACACGGCTGATGCTAGAGCGCCTGGGGTACACAATTTTGTCGGCGTCTACACCAGGAAAGGCCATTAAAATCGCCACCGGGTCCGGCGTTTCCATTGATATGCTGATAACAGACGTCGTCATGCCCGAAATGAACGGAAAAGATCTTGCAAAAACGCTCACCGGGCATTTCCCGGACCTTAAATGTCTTTTTATGTCCGGGTATACCGCCAACGTGATCGCAGACCACGGTGTGCTGGACAGTGGCGTTCACTTTATTAACAAACCGTTTTCAAAACAAACTCTGGCTAAAAAGGTGAGGGATGTACTCAATACCCCCTCCAAAACAAGAGTACCGGATAAAAAAATATAG
- a CDS encoding response regulator, which produces MDDKIMIVDDDTKILKAVERIFRQEPIECFLFSSPAEALKQACDIEPTVVVSDQRMPEMEGTVFLEKMKQILPATVRVLMSGYADIDATINAINQGQVFRFIKKPWDTESFRSEIRHAVQYSRLLRRLVHSDEDPGESGRTERLTGVLEMAGAVCHEFAQPVQIISGYCEILTDELSRMPHAAGFEEPVSNILKSTERLKDLLLKFMKVRRYKTRPYLLSSRIIDIDAATAELDPD; this is translated from the coding sequence ATGGACGATAAAATCATGATTGTTGATGATGATACTAAAATATTGAAAGCGGTTGAGCGGATTTTCAGGCAGGAGCCCATCGAATGTTTTCTGTTTTCGTCTCCGGCTGAGGCATTGAAACAAGCCTGCGACATAGAACCGACGGTTGTCGTTTCAGATCAAAGAATGCCGGAAATGGAAGGCACCGTGTTTTTGGAAAAAATGAAGCAGATTCTGCCGGCCACGGTCAGGGTGCTCATGTCGGGCTATGCGGATATTGATGCGACCATCAATGCAATCAATCAAGGGCAGGTTTTCCGATTCATTAAAAAACCCTGGGACACCGAATCTTTTCGCTCTGAAATCAGACATGCCGTTCAATACTCAAGACTGCTTCGACGTCTGGTGCACAGCGATGAAGATCCCGGGGAATCGGGGCGGACAGAACGCTTAACTGGGGTGCTTGAGATGGCCGGGGCCGTTTGTCATGAATTTGCCCAGCCTGTCCAGATTATTTCCGGGTATTGCGAGATTTTAACCGACGAATTAAGCCGGATGCCTCACGCTGCAGGATTTGAGGAGCCAGTATCCAATATCCTTAAGAGTACGGAACGATTAAAGGATCTGTTGCTCAAATTTATGAAAGTCCGGCGATATAAAACCCGTCCCTATCTTCTAAGCAGTAGAATTATCGACATTGACGCGGCCACAGCAGAATTAGATCCCGATTAG